In Alicyclobacillus macrosporangiidus CPP55, a single window of DNA contains:
- a CDS encoding SGNH/GDSL hydrolase family protein: protein MAKWGDWLAVGGLGAILLAVLALGEIHQRQVQQAQLTAAKQYLESSNANGTNAGGADGGPAGNGSNGTPSGSTTSPAAPSGSTTSPSGTGAAPTGGTGSSPAPNSLIGFLTARAENQGGSTASSAAGGTTANTNTTANTTAPAAVHIVALGSSGTKGVGVANPADAWFPQLVTQLTTQPGLKGITGDDLGISAGSSASMLQTGVINEAIQERPDLVLVETCAMADWVQGVPMATHLENLDQLAKTLRGSLPNARVVFLSSNPIQTDSKNRIGLTYADYLQREQAHLQAEGYLYIDVEGAIRKALQEKHETVSNILADTYHPNAEGYQLWYQAVWDGLSRG, encoded by the coding sequence ATGGCGAAATGGGGCGACTGGCTGGCGGTCGGGGGACTCGGTGCCATATTGTTGGCCGTGCTGGCCTTGGGCGAGATCCATCAGCGCCAGGTGCAGCAGGCTCAGTTGACCGCGGCCAAGCAGTACCTGGAGTCGTCCAATGCCAACGGCACCAACGCGGGAGGTGCGGATGGGGGCCCGGCGGGGAACGGATCGAACGGCACCCCATCCGGCAGCACCACCTCCCCGGCTGCCCCATCCGGGAGCACGACCTCCCCGTCCGGCACAGGCGCCGCGCCCACCGGCGGCACAGGCTCCAGCCCCGCCCCCAATTCGCTCATCGGGTTTCTCACGGCGCGGGCGGAGAACCAGGGCGGCTCCACCGCATCGAGCGCCGCGGGCGGCACCACCGCCAATACCAACACCACCGCCAACACCACCGCCCCCGCCGCCGTCCACATCGTCGCCCTCGGGAGCAGCGGTACCAAGGGGGTGGGCGTCGCCAACCCCGCCGATGCGTGGTTCCCGCAGCTGGTCACACAGCTCACCACTCAGCCCGGGCTCAAGGGGATCACCGGGGATGATCTCGGCATATCCGCCGGATCGAGCGCCTCCATGCTCCAAACCGGCGTCATCAATGAGGCGATTCAAGAGCGCCCCGATCTGGTCCTCGTCGAGACCTGCGCCATGGCCGACTGGGTCCAGGGCGTCCCGATGGCGACGCACCTGGAGAACCTGGATCAACTGGCCAAAACCCTCCGCGGCTCCCTTCCGAACGCGCGGGTGGTGTTCCTGTCGTCCAATCCCATCCAGACGGACAGCAAGAACCGCATCGGCCTGACCTACGCCGACTACCTGCAGCGCGAGCAGGCCCACCTGCAGGCCGAGGGGTACCTGTACATCGACGTCGAGGGCGCGATCCGGAAGGCCCTGCAGGAGAAGCACGAGACCGTGTCGAACATTCTCGCCGACACGTACCATCCGAACGCCGAAGGGTACCAGCTGTGGTACCAGGCCGTGTGGGACGGGCTGTCGCGCGGGTGA
- a CDS encoding alanine racemase: MRIHDLPTPAALVDLDILQRNIQAMADAARRAGVRLRPHVKTHKMHAIARMQLEAGAIGLTCAKVSEAEGMAASGARDILIAYPVVGDWQIERIVRLARRVQVTVAFDSEFAARKLNHAARDAGLVLPLYLIVDTGNCRDGVLPGEPALELAKKVAAMPYVRIAGIMTHEGHVGRASNEEELKAAVAAAARDMVETAALLRDNGIAVEQVSVGSTPACKSGIVIDGITEWRPGTYVFNDVNELSRGTPLGDCALSILATVVSHPAANRAVIDAGSKTLTSEPARRGGVGFGYIKEWPKAVLERLYEEHGVVQLNGEACEIGQRVTIIPNHVCPVVNLMEHVYVTRGNEVIAQWPVDARGKIQ, translated from the coding sequence ATGCGCATTCACGATTTGCCCACGCCCGCGGCGTTGGTGGACCTAGACATCCTGCAGAGGAACATCCAGGCCATGGCGGATGCGGCCCGGAGGGCGGGCGTTCGCCTGCGGCCACACGTGAAGACGCACAAGATGCATGCGATCGCGCGGATGCAGCTGGAAGCCGGCGCGATCGGCCTGACCTGCGCCAAAGTCAGCGAGGCGGAAGGGATGGCAGCATCCGGCGCACGGGATATTTTGATTGCGTATCCGGTGGTGGGCGACTGGCAGATCGAGCGGATCGTCCGCCTCGCGCGGCGCGTTCAGGTGACCGTGGCGTTCGACAGTGAATTCGCGGCGCGAAAGTTGAACCACGCGGCCAGGGACGCGGGCCTGGTGCTGCCGTTGTATTTGATCGTGGACACCGGCAACTGCCGGGACGGGGTGCTCCCGGGCGAGCCGGCGCTTGAGCTGGCCAAGAAGGTCGCGGCGATGCCGTACGTTCGCATCGCGGGCATCATGACCCACGAAGGCCACGTCGGGCGTGCGAGCAATGAGGAGGAGCTGAAGGCGGCGGTGGCCGCGGCGGCGCGGGACATGGTGGAGACCGCGGCGTTGCTGAGAGACAACGGGATCGCGGTGGAACAGGTCAGCGTCGGGTCGACGCCGGCTTGCAAGTCGGGCATCGTGATCGACGGCATTACGGAATGGCGGCCCGGCACGTATGTGTTCAACGATGTGAATGAACTGTCCAGGGGCACCCCTCTGGGAGACTGTGCGCTGTCCATCCTGGCGACGGTCGTCAGTCATCCGGCGGCCAATCGCGCCGTGATCGACGCGGGCAGCAAGACGCTGACGTCCGAACCGGCACGACGAGGCGGCGTGGGCTTTGGGTACATCAAGGAGTGGCCGAAGGCGGTGCTGGAGCGCCTATACGAAGAGCACGGCGTCGTGCAATTGAACGGCGAGGCGTGCGAAATCGGTCAACGCGTCACCATCATCCCCAACCATGTCTGCCCCGTGGTCAACCTGATGGAGCACGTGTACGTGACGAGGGGCAACGAGGTCATCGCTCAGTGGCCGGTCGACGCCCGGGGGAAGATCCAATGA
- a CDS encoding N-acyl-D-amino-acid deacylase family protein: MYDIVIRGGQVFDGTGNPWTRMDLGIVEGRIARMGDLADAEAVRVIDASGLAVAPGFIDPHVHSDLLCTRPEIHQIKVLQGVTTELLGQDGISVAPVSEETKPLWQSQLKGLNGDIGDWPWNSVQDYLTYLETCRLNGNVAYLVPHGNVRTLVMGFAGRPATPEEASQMRELVEIGMQQGAIGLSSGLIYPPNLYSTKDELVEICKGAAKYGGPFVVHIRNESTHCLQALDEVIDVARRTGVRLHISHFKVGGQVNRDKVLPALEKLEAGRAEGLEITYDQYPYAAGSTLLHSILPPWMHHGGTVEMLRRLAQPEIQEEVRRAFQEDDSYENWVLTCGWNNIVITSVGSEKNRDLEGKTMAQVAEMRGTNPADAAFRLLLEEQGNVTMLIHWGEEERLIQAMRGPAQMVGSDSIFGNKPHPRLYGTFPHVLGHFVRERGALTLAEAIRKMTSAPAQLMRLKDRGLLREGYAADVVVFDPATVAGPATYEEPLRKPVGIRYVLVNGQVAVDEETYTGVTAGQVLYRDR, from the coding sequence ATGTATGACATTGTGATTCGTGGCGGCCAAGTGTTCGATGGCACGGGCAATCCATGGACTCGGATGGATCTCGGGATTGTCGAAGGACGTATCGCACGCATGGGGGATTTGGCGGACGCAGAGGCCGTTCGGGTCATTGACGCCAGCGGTTTGGCGGTGGCGCCAGGCTTTATCGATCCGCATGTGCACTCGGACCTGTTGTGCACCCGACCGGAGATCCATCAGATCAAAGTCCTTCAAGGGGTCACCACGGAACTGCTCGGGCAGGACGGGATTTCCGTCGCGCCCGTCTCAGAGGAGACCAAACCCCTGTGGCAAAGCCAGCTCAAAGGACTGAATGGAGACATCGGCGACTGGCCCTGGAACAGCGTGCAAGACTACCTGACCTACCTCGAGACCTGCCGGTTGAACGGGAACGTGGCCTACCTTGTGCCGCATGGCAACGTCCGAACGCTGGTGATGGGATTTGCAGGCCGGCCCGCGACACCAGAAGAGGCATCACAAATGCGAGAGCTGGTGGAAATCGGGATGCAGCAAGGTGCGATCGGCCTTTCGAGCGGCCTCATTTATCCTCCTAACCTGTATTCGACGAAAGACGAATTGGTGGAGATCTGCAAGGGAGCCGCCAAGTACGGTGGTCCGTTTGTGGTGCACATCCGAAACGAAAGCACCCATTGTCTGCAGGCACTCGACGAGGTCATCGACGTCGCGCGAAGGACGGGGGTGCGCCTGCATATTTCGCACTTCAAAGTGGGGGGCCAAGTGAATCGCGACAAGGTACTGCCCGCCCTGGAGAAACTGGAGGCGGGACGCGCCGAGGGATTGGAGATCACGTACGATCAATATCCGTATGCCGCGGGATCGACCCTCCTTCATTCGATTCTTCCGCCCTGGATGCACCACGGCGGTACGGTGGAAATGCTGAGGCGCCTGGCCCAACCGGAGATACAGGAAGAGGTGCGCCGAGCGTTCCAAGAAGATGACAGCTACGAGAACTGGGTCCTCACGTGTGGTTGGAACAACATCGTCATCACGTCCGTGGGATCGGAGAAGAACCGGGACCTGGAAGGCAAGACGATGGCGCAGGTGGCGGAAATGCGAGGCACGAATCCAGCCGATGCGGCCTTCCGGCTGTTGCTGGAGGAACAGGGGAACGTGACGATGTTGATTCACTGGGGAGAGGAGGAACGCCTGATTCAGGCGATGAGGGGACCGGCTCAGATGGTGGGATCGGATTCGATTTTCGGAAACAAGCCGCATCCCCGGTTGTACGGGACCTTTCCCCATGTGCTGGGCCACTTCGTTCGGGAACGGGGTGCCCTGACGCTTGCGGAAGCCATCCGAAAGATGACGAGTGCACCCGCACAGTTGATGCGGCTGAAGGACCGTGGCCTGCTCCGGGAAGGGTATGCGGCGGACGTGGTGGTGTTTGACCCTGCCACCGTCGCCGGTCCCGCCACCTATGAGGAGCCCCTCCGAAAGCCGGTCGGAATCCGGTACGTGTTGGTCAACGGCCAGGTGGCGGTGGACGAGGAAACGTACACCGGGGTGACCGCCGGCCAGGTACTCTACCGGGATCGATGA
- a CDS encoding LCP family protein: protein MTNSTNHPDTPDDHAAAIPPSDATEAGPRGDDAADQANPAGQASPPAQATPVARRRRRRAWWYGGVAALACLIGAGVYTYERLQPAHHFTQSQVPVVAKPANTSGSNPTPAVPHDGTFNLLLLGIDARAQDEASRTDSIVLVHVDIPKHDYEVLSIPRDTRVNLPGYGETKITHANYLAELKGGESAGIQATLQAVSDLTGLTINYYAETNYWGLQDIVDAVGGISMDVPVDVKLTHPWYPEDKGKVIPKGEHFLDGKMVTEIVHERYSLPDGEFDRQRLQEAALVGIAKQVLQPGNVTKIPALVGTLSQYLVTTNLSQSDMLSLALGVKDFEAGQVHYYQVPGHGAMMMDPVVKQQLWYWIPDLQGLKDILEAHFTD from the coding sequence ATGACGAACTCGACGAACCATCCCGATACACCGGACGATCACGCTGCTGCAATCCCGCCATCCGATGCCACGGAAGCCGGGCCACGCGGCGACGATGCAGCTGACCAAGCGAACCCGGCCGGCCAAGCGAGCCCGCCCGCTCAGGCCACCCCTGTCGCCCGCCGCCGGCGCCGCCGGGCCTGGTGGTATGGCGGAGTAGCCGCCCTGGCGTGCCTCATCGGGGCCGGCGTATACACGTACGAGCGCCTGCAGCCTGCGCATCACTTCACGCAAAGCCAGGTCCCCGTGGTGGCGAAGCCGGCGAATACGAGCGGATCCAACCCGACCCCCGCCGTCCCCCACGACGGCACCTTCAACCTGCTCCTGCTCGGCATCGACGCGCGGGCCCAGGACGAGGCGTCGCGCACCGATTCCATCGTGCTGGTGCATGTGGACATCCCGAAGCACGACTACGAGGTCCTGAGCATCCCGCGCGACACGCGGGTGAATCTGCCCGGGTACGGCGAGACGAAGATCACCCACGCCAACTACCTGGCCGAGCTGAAGGGAGGCGAGTCGGCCGGCATCCAGGCCACGCTGCAGGCGGTGAGCGACCTGACCGGCCTGACCATCAATTACTATGCCGAGACCAACTACTGGGGCCTCCAGGACATCGTCGACGCCGTCGGCGGCATCTCCATGGACGTGCCCGTCGACGTCAAGCTGACGCACCCCTGGTACCCCGAGGACAAAGGCAAAGTCATCCCGAAAGGGGAGCACTTCCTCGACGGCAAGATGGTGACGGAGATTGTCCACGAGCGGTATTCGCTGCCCGATGGCGAGTTCGATCGCCAGCGGCTCCAGGAAGCGGCCCTCGTCGGGATCGCCAAGCAGGTGCTGCAGCCCGGCAACGTCACCAAGATCCCGGCACTGGTCGGGACCCTGTCCCAGTACCTGGTGACGACCAACCTCAGCCAGTCCGACATGCTGAGTCTGGCGCTCGGAGTCAAGGACTTCGAGGCGGGCCAGGTCCACTACTACCAGGTGCCCGGCCACGGCGCCATGATGATGGATCCGGTGGTCAAGCAGCAACTGTGGTACTGGATCCCCGACCTGCAGGGATTGAAGGACATTCTGGAGGCGCATTTTACCGATTGA